The nucleotide window TCAAAATCCTGGTTATTAATGATTTAATGATAAAAAAATAAATAGAAATGGAAGATATAAAATATAGTAATAGTATCATCAAAAGTCCGAAAAAAGGACTTTTGCTTACAGCTTTGCTTGTTGCTCAATTTGGCTTTGCCCAAAATAAAGATGACAATTTCAAAGGAGTAATCGGAAAAACATTGGCCGAATCCAAAGAATATTGGCCGGAACCTGTTAATGCTCCAAAGGGAGCTCCAAATGTGGTTTGGATAATTCTGGATGATGTAGGATATGGAGCTTCAAGTGCCTTTGGAGGTTTAATTCAAACGCCAGTATTAGAGAGTTTGGCCAATAGTGGACTGAGATATACCAATTTTCACACGACAGCTATTTGTGCACCAACTCGATCAGCTTTGTTGACAGGAAGTAATTCTCATAAAGTCCATGTTGGAGGGTTTTCACATACATCAATGTCAGCAGGATTCCCGGGTTGGGATGGAAGATTACCTTCAAAAAACGGAACGATTGCAGAGATTTTACGTGACAAAGGATATAATACTTTTGGAGTAGGTAAATATGGTGTAACTCCAGATGAAGATGCTACCGATGCTGGACCTTTTGACAGATGGCCAACCGGTAAGGGATTTGAACATTTCTTTGGTTTTCTAGGTTCTGCAACCGATCAGTATAAACCTGATTTGATAGAAGATCAAGCGCACGTTACTCCAGACGGAAGACATCTTAGCGAGCAAATTACAGATAAAGCTATCAGTTATATTCAAAGACAGCACAAGGCAGCTCCAGATAAACCGTTCTTTTTGTATTATTCGCCTGCGGCAGTTCATGCTCCTCATCAGGTAGCTACCAAATGGAGTGATGCCTACAAAGGAAAATTTGATGATGGCTGGGACGCTTATCGCGAAAAAACATTGGCGAATCAGAAGAAACTTGGAGTTGTTCCTGCCAATGCCGTATTGCCGGAACGTAATTCGCTTATTGCAGATTGGAAAAAATTAACTCCAGATCAAAAGAAAGTATATTCTAAATTCATGGAAGTGTATGCTGGATATTTGACTTATACGGATTATGAAATTGGAAGATTGGTTAATTATTTAAAAGAAAGTAATCAACTGGATAATACGCTTGTTTTTGTTATGATAGGTGATAATGGAGCCAGCAAAGAAGGGACTTTGCAAGGTGCTGTCGAAAGGCAAACCTATAAAGTTGGTGAAACAGAAGAGCAGGTTTTTCAAAATAATTTGAACCGAATTGGTGAAATTGGAACGCCTCAGGTTTATGCCAATTATCCTTTGGGTTGGGCACAAGCGACCAACACTCCATTCAAATCATGGAAACAAGACGCTAATTCTGAAGGAGGAACTCACAATCCATTGATTGTGTATTATCCAAAAGGTATCAAAGAAAAAGGCGGAATCCGAAACCAATACAGTCATGTAATTGATATTTTGCCAACAACTCTTGATGTTTTGGGAATCAAAGCACCAGAAACCATTAGGGAGGTGAAGCAAGATACCATTCAGGGTTATTCGTTCTACAATTCTTTGAATGATGCCAATGTTGTATCGTCACATAAAATTCAGCATTATTACATTTTTGGATCGAGATCCATTTATAATGATGGATGGAAAGCTGCTGCTGCGCATCATCCCAATTCAATTGAAGTAAAAGAGGCATTGGCTGATAAATCAAAAGCGAATCTTTTGAATGCTGATTTCGATAATGATATTTGGGAATTATACAATATCAACGAAGATTTTAATGAAAGAAAAGATTTAGCCAAAAAATATCCTGAAAAATTGGCCGAACTTAAAAAATTATTTGATGAGCAGGCTAAGAAAAATAACCTATATCCATTGATAGACTGGTCTGATGTTTACTTTAGAAGAATTCATAAAACACCAGCTACAGAAGGACAATCTGCACAGGAATTATTGACTAAAGCAAATAAATAATTTCATTTTTTTAATTTAAAACTATATCAAATCTGTAGAATTAATAAATTATAAAAAAACAAATTAACGATAAGTCAGCCCGGAAGTGGGTTTGTTAATAATCCATTAAAATATTAAAAATGAAAAAAAATAAATTAAATGCAAAATTTATAACTCCCCAGAAGGGACTTTTGCTTACAGCCTTATTGGCTGTCCAACTCGGGTTTTCCCAAAACAAACCGGATGCCAATTATAAAGGAGTTATTGGCAAAACATTGGCAGATTCCAAAGAATATTGGCCAGAACCGGTAAAAGCGCCTGCCGGAGCGCCAAACATTGTTTGGATTTTGCTGGACGACGTAGGATTTGGAGCTTCCAGTGCCTTTGGAGGTTTAATTCAAACGCCAACTTTTGATGCTTTGGCTAATAATGGATTGCGTTATACCAATTTTCACACCACAGCGATTTGCGCACCAACCAGAGCAGCTTTGCTGACAGGTCGTAATTCTGGAAGAGTTCACGTTAGTGGTTTCTCTCACACTATTTTATCGGCAGGTTTCCCAGGTTGGGACGGAAGAATTCCATCGGATAAGGGAACTGTTGCTGAGATTTTAAGGGAAAATGGTTACAACACTTTTGCGGTGGGTAAATATGGTGTAACTCCAGATGAGGACGCCACCGATGCAGGTCCGTTTGACAGATGGCCAACAGGAAAAGGCTTTGATCACTTTTTTGGATTCTTAGGTTCTCAAACCGATCAGTACAAACCTGATTTGGTAGAAGATCAAGCCCACGTAAAACCTGACGGAAGGCATCTAAGTGAGCAAATTACGGATAAGGCAATTGGCTATATTCAGAAACAGCAAAAAGCAGCACCTGGAAAACCGTTTTTCCTGTATTATGCTCCGGGAGCGGTTCATGCGCCACATCAGGTTGAGGAAAAATGGGTAAAACCGTATGAAGGAAAATTTGATGAAGGCTGGGATGTGTATCGCGAAAAAGTATTGGCCAACCAGAAGAAACTCGGTGTAATTCCTGCCAATGCCGTGTTGCCGGATCGTAATGCGATTATTACGGCTTGGAATAAATTGACTCCAGAGCAAAAGAAAGTATATGCCCGATTCATGGAAGTATATGCCGGATATTTAACCTACACCGATTACGAAATAGGGAGAGTGGTGAATTATCTGAAAGAAAGCAATCAGTTGGACAACACTTTGATTTTTGTTGCCATTGGTGATAACGGAGCCAGCAAAGAAGGGACTCAGGTAGGTACGATCAGTCAAAATCTGTTTGCTCAGGGTGTAACTGATGAGCAAAATCTTCAGAGTAATTTAGAACATATTGGTGAAATTGGAACAGCAAAAGGGCTGAACACTAATTATCCTTTGGGTTGGGCACAAGCAACAAATGTACCTTTCAAAAACTGGAAACAAGATGCACAGTCAGAAGGGGGAACACGCAATCCTTTGATTGTTTTTTATCCAAAAGGAATTAAAGAAAAAGGCGGAATCAGAAATCAATACAGTCATGTAACTGATTTGCTTCCTACAACTCTGGAAATTGCCGGAATCAAAGCACCTGAGAAAATTAAAGAAGTGAAACAGGATATTATTCAGGGTTCTTCTCTTTATGCTTCGTTGAATGACCCTAAAGCCGAATCATTGCACAAAGTTCAATACTATTACATTTTTGGGAACAGAGCGATTTACAAAGACGGATGGAAAGCAGCCGCTGCACACGCAAATCCTTTTACCTCACAAAATGCTGCCGGAAAAAAACAGGCTCCACAACCTAGTAATTTTGACGCTGATGTTTGGGAATTGTACAATCTTAACGAAGATTTTAACGAGCGCAACAATTTGGCAACTAAGTATCCTGAAAAATTGGCGGAGCTTAAAGTATTATTTGATGAGCAGGCCAAAGAAAACAATCTATATCCATTGATTGATTGGCAGGATGTTTTGGCCAGAAGAATACACAATCCTTCGGGCGACAAAAATCAAAATCTTCAGGAATTGATTCACAAAGAAACTCAGGGAGGCAGCAGTAATTAGTAATAAGTCCTTAGCAGTTAGTCCTTAGTTTTAAAAGCTATTTACTAAGGACTAATTACTAATCACTAAGGACTATTTAACATTAATAAAAAAAAATATGAAACGAATAGATTTTGAAGTAATAGGAAAAAAGATTGTCGTTGGGATAATCGTTTTTTTAGTACCGCTAGGTATTTTGGTTGGAGGATTAGCAATAGTAAGTCAAATTTTAAAATAAGAAATCATGGCATTAGATACAACAAAATTGAAGAGAGACTTAGGTATTAGTCTTTTTATTTATAGTTTGCCGGTATTGGCAATTTACCTTTATTTTAAGCTAAATAATGGTGTTGTGACAGAATCACATCTTACATTACCATCTTATTTAGAATTTTTACAACCCGCTTTTAAAAATATTCGGAGTTGGGGATTAATTGCATTCGCGATTGTTTTGGGAATTGTAGAATTTGCCGCAGGTTTGTATGATGAACATTGGACAGGTCGCGAACGCAAAATAGATATTATTTGCTTTTTAGCACCAAAATTGCTTTTACCTCCGGTTACGGCCTTTTTTAGTTTATCAGTTTTGCCGTATTTGATTCCAAATTTGGCAAACACACTTTCATGGGTTCCATTTTGGGGAGGTTTTTTCCTGATTGCAATAGCCGATGATTTGACCCAATATTGGTATCATCGTTTGCATCACCAAGTGCCTTTTTTATGGCGTTTTCATAGAACGCATCACTCGGCACCCTATATGGGAATGGCGATGGCTTCTAGACAAAACTTCCTTTACACTGTGTTTTTCTCCCAAATTTATTTAACTGCGACATTGACATATTTAGGATTGGGATTACCAGCTTTATTTGTTTTGGTTGTAAAAAGTTTTATCACTTTGGGTGCACATTCGAGTCTTGCCTGGGATAAACCCTTTTACAAATACAAAGTGCTACATCCTGTTGCCTGGGTTTTGGAACGGTTGATTTCGACTCCGGCCACGCATCATGCGCATCATGCAGACACAAGCGGAGATGGAGTGGGGCATTTCAAAGGAAACTTTGGAAATATGTTTTTCATTTGGGATGTGATTTTTGGAACTGGTTTAATCACACGTAGATTTCCAGAATCCTACGGAACGAAATCGTATAAAAGCGAGGAATGGTACGCACAATTCCTTTGGCCAATATTCAAATCTAAAATTGAAGGAAGTCCCTTGGCCGATGGTGTGCGTGCAATACCAATTGTAGAGAAAAAAGAAGTCGTTTCATCAAACCAAAAAATCTATGAGCCAGTTTAATCCTAAAACTTTTAAAGCTGTTTTGTTACTAATAGCTTTATTATTCGCAATAGCGGGTTTCTCCCAAGATAAAAACGCATTTACATTGCAGATTGATTCTTTTTATGCCAAAATAAAAGAACAGAAAAATCCGCAAATTATTGACGCACGAAGTCCCGAGGAGTTTGCCATAAACCATATCAATGGAGCGGTGAATTTTAATTTGGAAACAAAAAATTATATTCAGTATGTGGCCAAATTAGACAAATCCAAACCGGTTTTTATTTACTCGATTGGTGCTGGACGAAGTGGTCAATTGGCTAACGAATTATTAAAAAACGGATTCTCTGATGTGCATGATTTGGATGGAGGAATAGCGGCATGGATAGGCGGCGGAAAACCTTTTTATTCTAATACCAAAAACAAATTATCACAGGCAGAATATCAAAAAATAGTTACTAGTAACAATACCGTTTTGGTGGATATTGGTTCGCGTTATTGTGGTGCTTGTAAAAAAGTGAAACCTGTTCTGGAAACGATCAGGGCACAATATGGTGAGGATGTAAAAATTGTTGAAATTGATTTGGAAGACAATCCGCAGATTATAGCCGACTTAAAAACGGTGAAGGTTTTTCCAACTTTGATTTTATATAGAAAAGGTAAAATCTTTTTTAAAAAAGATGGAGGACAAGATTTGAAAAAAGATGTTGATTTGGCCTTGGCCTCCAATTAATTTTTAAAAATGTTATAATAGAAAAAATAGCTCACGGAATGCATCCATTCTTCGAGATACAGTAAAGCTAAATTTGTTTGAACAAAGAACAGTTTAGGTTGGTTAGTTAGTCATTACTTGATTTTTTTTTTTTTTTTTTCAGCGCAATAGTTTAGAGATAAGCTATTGCGTTTTTTGTAAGACATGTATTTATTATTTAATATTTTGTGTTTATTTGTCGATTTTTACTTGTTTATTAACGATTTTTTTAATTATTTTTGAACCGACAAAATTTTGAAGCAACGCAAATGAGTAAAAAAATTACGCTACTTTTTATAATTACTTTTTCCTTTTCGATTTCCGCTTTTTCTGCCATATCTCAGGCCGAGAAAGAAGTTTTGATAAAATTGAACCAAGTTACCAATGGACAAAAATGGATCAAAAAATGGGATCTGTCTTTGCCAATGGATAAATGGTATGGTGTCAAAATTGTTGACGATAAGGTAGTTTCCATTAACTTAAAAAATAATAATCTGACAGGTCGTATTCCTGTCGAAATTACAACTTTATTGAATCTGCAAGAGCTGAATTTAAGTTCTAATTTGTTGAATGGTGAAATTCCGCTCAATATCGGGAACATGAAAAATTTGCAAATTCTGGATCTTTCATCTAATAAATTAACAGGCTTTATTCCGGTTTCTATTTGTAATCTTCCTAATCTAATGGCATTGGTTTTGGACCGAAATATATTATCTGGAGAGTTGCCTCAACAAATAGGCAAGCTTTCCATGTTGGAGAATTTATCTTTATATGAAAATTCATTTCTGGGACAATTACCTGCTTCTTTTTATGAGTTAAAACATTTAAAATCAATATCTTTGTATTCAAACAAGTTTACAGGGAAATTAAATCCCGAAATTGGTAATCTGGTATTGTTGGAATATTTAAATCTTTTTGACAATGATTTTAAAGGACAAGTCCCATTAGAATTGGAGAAATTAATTCATCTGAAAAAAATGAATATATCCTATAATTTGTTTACTGGTCAAGTTTCAAACAAATTATCTTTATTGGATAAATTGAATATGACCATGCGAAATGAAATAGGAAATGTTGTTTCGTTACCCGTTAACAAAGGGTGAAAATACTTTTTTGATGTCGACGATATTGAAAGTTGTTTGTTTTTATACATTTAGTTAGAAAACCCTGTAAATTCATACATTACAGGGTTTTTTGTTTTAGGGCAGAAAAGTGTCTATTAAATTAAAAGTTTGTATCCCATGAGATATTAAGAAAGTACTGAAAAATGCAGTTTAATTCAATTCTTTGTAAACCGAGGAAACAATCTCGCACTGTTATTGTACGCAATATTTTGTTTTTCTTCTGTAGTGAAAATGGATGTGTTTTTAAAAATTGCCACACTGTCTTGTGTGCCTGTTTTTGGTCGAAGCGGCGCATCGGTTCCGAAAACAATTTGTGAAGTGCCTGCCATATCTTTCAAGGTTTGAAAAACAGTGTCGGACGTTGACAAAGCCAAATCGTAATACAGATTTTTAAAAGAATCCAAGATTTCTTCTTTGGATAAATTAATCGCTTTGCATTCTTCGGCAACTGTGCTAAAACGGTATGCAAGATAGGGAAGAACCCCGCCGGCATGAGAAACAATCCATTTGATATTAGAGTATTTTTTCAATTTACCCCTGTAGAGCAAATCCATAATCGCTCTTGTAGTGTCAAAAGGAAATTCCCAAACCGAAGGATCGGTGACGCTTAATGTGGGTACATCTCCACCTGGTTTTACGGGATGCAAGAGTACCACTGCATTGCGTCTGTTGAGTTCAGCCAATATTTCGTCCATTCGGTCATCACCAATATACATTCCGCCCACGTGGCTTGGCATACAAAATCCATCTGCGTGGAGACTATCATAAGAGTATTCAATTTCTTTTAAAGTAGCTTCAACATTAGCACTTGGAAGGCAAGTTAAAATTCCATAGCGTTTGTTGTCATAGGAAGCATAACCTGCTAAAAAGTTATTGATTGCTCGGGTTTGTTCTGGTGTTGATGATACAGGAAGCGACAGCAAAGCACCTCCAATTCCTAATCGTTCGCTTTCCTCGGCATCTATTTGCATATCCCATTTGGGCAAGTTGGCAAAATTGGGATTGTTTTTTCCGATGACGTGGTGATGCACATCTATAATCATTTCAGTTTTCATTTCTTTGATTTTTTTAATTCAATTGGTTCAAGTTAAATTCTACGCCCTGTCTCCACACTTTTTTGATGGACAACGTATCGGCAATGTTGGTCGTTGGATCGCCTTCCACCAATAATAAATCGGCACGGGCACCATTAATAATGCGTCCTCTATCGTGGAGACCAAATCTACGGGCAGGGATTGACATAGCGCTTCTCAAGGCCTCAATGGGCGTCAAGCCTGCTTTTACCAACAATTGCAATTCGTGGTGAAGACTGGCTCCGTGCGCCATTCCGCCCACTGCGGGTTGAGAAGCATCACTGCCTGCAAGAATATCTACGCCTGTATCATGCAAGGCTTTTACCGCATTGAGAAGATTAGCTGTTTTGCCTTGCGGGTAGGTGGTAATATGATTTTCCATACAGGCAATCCATTCCGGACTTAATTTGGAACTCACTCGTGGGTCTTTTACAAATTCTGAAGCATCGCTATCGCCAATGGTAGAAGCACCTGCAACAATAGTTGGGCAGACAAAAGCACCGGAATTAGCAACCGCTGTAATAATTTCAGGTGTGTGAGGCTGATCGATAAAAATATGCATGAGTCCGTCTATTCCTCCTTCAATCGCTCTTTCGTAAGCCTTAATCGTCATAGCATGGGCTACGGTCATTTTTCCTAAACGATGCGCTTCCGAGCAAGTGGCTTCAATAACTTCATCAGTAACATCGGGTGTGTTTGGATAGCCAAAAACAGTACCTTCTTCAATCATTATTTTAATGTAATCTACTCCTTGCTGCACTCTTTCATTAACTATTGCAATGGCTTCTTCAGGAGTGGAAACGTCTTTTTTCATAGTAAGTCCGGCTTTTGCCATCATTTCTTTTTGTTTGGCTTTCACTTCGGCTGGTAATAATTCGCTGGGATGACCGTCGGGTGCGGTTATGGCCAAAAATGATTTTAAACTTTCGGCGATACCTGTATTTTCTTTTAACTCTTTGCATTGCGCTTCGTTAAAGTACCCCTGCATCTGAAATGTGGTCGTCACACCAAAGTACATATCCTGTTTTAAGAATTCCATGTTCGGATGCGAATGCGCGTCAATCAAGGCAGGCATCAGAGTGCAGCCTTTGGCATCAATAATTTCGGCACCTTGCGAAATAGCATTGCCAATGTTGAGAATTTTACCGTTTTTTATGGTTACTGTTTTTGCTTCAATTACATTTTCTCCGTCAAATATTTTTGCGTTGGTGATTGTTGTCAATTTGTTCATACTATACATTTTTAATTGTTGTTAATTTTTTTGCTCATGCGTATGCTTTATTTATTAAAAGCTTTTTATGAGTTAAAATGATAGTGCAAATCTAGACCGAAGAAAAAGGGTAAAATTGTAAAAAACGGACGTTTTGAGTTGGAGAGGATTTTTTGCCAATGATTTAGCTAATGCGCAGTTCACTTCGTTCGAATCAGAGATTCTCACGGATTTTCGGTTCAATAATAATAAGCTCCGAACTAAAAACGGCTGTATTGTTTGGGCTTCATCCCGATATGTTCATTAAAGACCTTGGCAAAATGACTTAGGTTTGTAAATCCCAGTTTATAACCCACATCCGAAACAGTTAGCTTTTCCTCTTTCAATAATCGGGAAGCTTCTTTCATCCGGAATTCCTGATAATAACTAAAAATGCTGTTACCAAAAACTTGCTTGAACAAACGTTTCAATTTGGATGGACTCATATTGGCACCCATTGCCAATTCGCCGATAACCGGAGGAATTTCAAGCTGCTCAAGCATTTTCTCTTTTACTTTGTAAATGGTTTGGATATCATGAGTATTTAAAGCATACAGCTGTTTTTCATCCCGCTTTTCTAATTCCATTAATAATCGGCAAACCAATTCTTCTGCCTTTATTCTCAGAAAAAATAGTTTGAAAGTTTCATCAACCGATTCAGTCACAATTTCATCCACGATTTTCTGTAAAGAAGGATAAATAATTTGTTCGAATAACAAGGGCTGTGCGTTCTCTAACAGGCTTTGTAAAACTGGCGATTTTTCCGAAAAGGCAAATAGTTCGTTCAAATAATCGGCATCGACTTCTATATTAATAACTGCCGTATTGGTATGGATAGAAATAACGTCGTCGGTATTTAAACTACTGGTCGCGACTAAAACTGAAGGCATTTCCATCAAATGTTTATCAGTTGATGCTATTTCTGTTTTAGGAAAAATGTTTTGAAACTTGAAAAATATCATTCTCTTGGAAGCGTTGACTTCTGGATATTCAACAACCAAGTCCTCATTTAGCTCATAATTACTGATTATCATTCGGATATGCTCATTAAAAATGAATCCGGTACAATAACCTTTGCCAAATTTTTCAGGGATTTCTAATCTTCTGTTTTTAACTTCTGTCCCCAATAATTGGGCAAGTTTTTTTAAGATTTTCGGAATTGTTTCTTGTTTGTCTTTTTTCATAAAAGTCTTTTACAGCTGTTTTTATGTCAAATGTAGATATTTTGCTCGCAAAAGACACTATACTTTTGTATTGCGAATTATTCAAGACTAATGTAGTAGAGATAATTATTATGGATATCCTCATTTTTAAAACAAACATCAAAACAAAACGGGATTACTTTAAGGTAAAGAGAGCCTTGAAAACTAAGCTTGATATAGAAGAAATAAGTATTGATTCTGAGGATTGCGACAAAGTTTTGCGTGTAATAAGTAAGATGAATTCTTCGCAGACTATAATAGACGAAGTTAAGGGCCTTAATTTTTTTTGTGAAGAACTGGAAGACTAAAACCATTTAAAAAATCATTTAAAAACAAATAAAAATAAGAATGAAATCGAAGAAATATAAATTGTGGATTATTGTTGGGATTGTATTGTTGAATTCTATTGGATTTTCGGTGGTACTGCCTCTGTTGCCTTTTATGGTTGGTAAGTATCTTCCATCTCAACAGATTGTTTTAGGGATGAGTGCGCTTATGTCGGTGTTTGCATTCTGTACGTTTTTTGCGTCTCCCGTTTTTGGGGCTTTAAGCGACAGGTATGGACGGAAAAACATTCTTATCTTCAGTCTATTAGGCTCTACCATAGGCTATGTTTTGTTTGGAATAGGGGGAGCGCTTTGGATACTTTTCCTTGGGCGTATTATTGATGGACTTACAGCAGGAAACATTAGCACGTTGTTTGCATATGTATGCGATAGCACCGAACCCAAGGAAAGGATTAAATGGTTTGGTTATATAGGTTCTGCTATGGGAATTGGGAAATTGGGGGGACCTGCATTAGGCGGATTGTTGGGAAGCATTTCTCTTGGGTTGCCCTTTTTTGTTACTGCCGGATTAATTTTTATTTCCAGTTTGGCTGTATATTTTTTACTACCTGAATCTTTAGCTCCCGAAAAAAGGACTAAACATTTAACACTTGAAAGTTTTAATACATTTTCCCATTTTAAAGATATATTAAGACTCAAAGATGTTAAATTATTGCTCTTATTAGGTGTTCTTTTTTATGTAGGAATAAGTGTTTTTCAGTTTAATTTCATCATCTTTCTTAAAGATATTTATAAATGGAGTCCTGCATTTATTGGTATCATGATGACGCTAGTTGGAATCAGTGAGATTTCTTCAAGGGCATTGCTATTGCCTTGGTTATTGAAACGTTTTAGTGAAAAAAGTATTGGAATAGCTGGCTTAATTGGCCTTGGAATTGGATTAGGATTAATTCTCCTGAGTGTTTTTATACCATCTGTTATTATTATTTCGATGGCTGTCCTATTTATAATCTCCGGTGAAGGATTATTCGACCCAACGTACAACGGAAAATTATCACAATCTGTTGACGAGAGTAAACAGGGAAAACTTCAGGGAGTCAACCAAAGTTTGCAGTCAGCAAATAATATGCTTATTCCGCTGGGTGCAGGTGCTATTTATTTTTACAGCCCAAGTATGTTGTATGCAATAGCTACATTTGTTGTGTTGGTTGCAGTTATTTTGTATGCAAAATTTTTGCCTCAAACTCGACTTGCTCAAAATTTGAGCAAAAAAGTTTAGTTTTTTAACAGATCGATTCTTAGAATGGTTGAAATTTGATTTTTTTCCTTTTTTGTAATGATGGTAAAGAAGCAAAATCTTTCCTCTTAGCCCCGATAGAAGTGGAAATCCTTTTATGCCGGGGTTCGGCATATAAGATTGAAACGGATAGCGGGAACCATCTTTCCAAAAATGCCTAATCTTTCTGCTCCAAAAAATAGTAATCGAAATCAAGATTTTAAATCGGTGAGCTGAATGAAGCGGTCGTTGATGTTTTTATACAAATCTTTGGGCAACACGCCGGAGAGTTTTTTGATTTCTTTGATGAAATGGGATTGATCTGTGTAATTGCCTTCGGGAAATAATTTGCCGTTTTTTAGTTGTTCGAATGATGCTCTGAAACGGACAATATTGCAATAAGTTTTGAGCGGAATGCCCAATTGCTGATTGAAATAGCGGTTGATTTGACGGCTGCTCCAAAACACTTTTTTGGATAGTTCAGTGATAGCGATATTTCCTTTGGAGGCATAAATTAAATCAAACAATTTGATTTTGCGCTTGTCGAGATTTTCGGGGATGAGCTCTTTAATTCTTTTGGTGGCGTTTTTGCAAAAAGTATCAAAATCATCCAGAGCAGTTTCATCGAT belongs to Flavobacterium gilvum and includes:
- a CDS encoding helix-turn-helix transcriptional regulator, whose product is MKKDKQETIPKILKKLAQLLGTEVKNRRLEIPEKFGKGYCTGFIFNEHIRMIISNYELNEDLVVEYPEVNASKRMIFFKFQNIFPKTEIASTDKHLMEMPSVLVATSSLNTDDVISIHTNTAVINIEVDADYLNELFAFSEKSPVLQSLLENAQPLLFEQIIYPSLQKIVDEIVTESVDETFKLFFLRIKAEELVCRLLMELEKRDEKQLYALNTHDIQTIYKVKEKMLEQLEIPPVIGELAMGANMSPSKLKRLFKQVFGNSIFSYYQEFRMKEASRLLKEEKLTVSDVGYKLGFTNLSHFAKVFNEHIGMKPKQYSRF
- a CDS encoding tetracycline resistance MFS efflux pump, which codes for MKSKKYKLWIIVGIVLLNSIGFSVVLPLLPFMVGKYLPSQQIVLGMSALMSVFAFCTFFASPVFGALSDRYGRKNILIFSLLGSTIGYVLFGIGGALWILFLGRIIDGLTAGNISTLFAYVCDSTEPKERIKWFGYIGSAMGIGKLGGPALGGLLGSISLGLPFFVTAGLIFISSLAVYFLLPESLAPEKRTKHLTLESFNTFSHFKDILRLKDVKLLLLLGVLFYVGISVFQFNFIIFLKDIYKWSPAFIGIMMTLVGISEISSRALLLPWLLKRFSEKSIGIAGLIGLGIGLGLILLSVFIPSVIIISMAVLFIISGEGLFDPTYNGKLSQSVDESKQGKLQGVNQSLQSANNMLIPLGAGAIYFYSPSMLYAIATFVVLVAVILYAKFLPQTRLAQNLSKKV
- a CDS encoding helix-turn-helix domain-containing protein, which produces MSISITTHLPETAITNFVDSFWALHNTSDFGKNIIILPDGRIDLLFSKSTNEPYHIMLLGISTQPEQVVIAPNSVTFAISLKLPAIEYILKSSIADILDNAKNVTQIFSHIDETALDDFDTFCKNATKRIKELIPENLDKRKIKLFDLIYASKGNIAITELSKKVFWSSRQINRYFNQQLGIPLKTYCNIVRFRASFEQLKNGKLFPEGNYTDQSHFIKEIKKLSGVLPKDLYKNINDRFIQLTDLKS